From the genome of Egibacteraceae bacterium, one region includes:
- a CDS encoding type II toxin-antitoxin system VapC family toxin, with translation MSVYLPDELYRKAREHAYPCRPSPRRPALVDVLVDQAHAGWLLDQLASGEVMAPAHQPAEVGSAVARLHRAGALTADTARDALTAALALPQQLVVASAAQVQRAFGLRDRIRVLDGLYVALAEERGVALLTTDQRLVRADPPCEVLAPPP, from the coding sequence GTGAGCGTGTACCTGCCCGACGAGCTGTACCGCAAGGCGCGCGAGCACGCCTACCCCTGTCGGCCCTCGCCCAGGAGGCCGGCCCTGGTGGACGTGCTGGTCGATCAGGCCCATGCCGGCTGGCTGCTCGACCAGCTGGCGTCAGGCGAGGTGATGGCTCCCGCGCATCAGCCCGCGGAGGTCGGATCAGCCGTCGCCAGACTGCACCGGGCCGGCGCGCTCACCGCGGACACGGCACGCGACGCGCTCACCGCCGCCCTGGCCTTGCCCCAGCAGCTGGTCGTTGCGAGCGCCGCGCAGGTCCAGCGAGCGTTCGGCCTGCGCGACCGCATCCGGGTGCTCGACGGCCTGTACGTGGCGTTGGCAGAGGAGCGTGGCGTGGCCCTGCTCACCACCGACCAGCGACTGGTTCGCGCCGACCCACCCTGCGAGGTGCTCGCCCCTCCGCCATGA
- a CDS encoding helix-turn-helix transcriptional regulator — protein MPGTPTPRAVTRAQRDLGAHLRRWRKLQQLSTAQVADRAGVSRPVVSRLENGEGTTLENFLRTARALGVLDGIVAAVDPMSDEVGRLRADEHLPQRVRPPRVGPANGGGIDFGSDAP, from the coding sequence ATGCCTGGCACACCGACCCCGCGGGCGGTCACGCGCGCGCAGCGCGACCTGGGCGCGCACCTGCGACGTTGGCGCAAGCTCCAGCAGCTGTCCACCGCCCAGGTCGCCGACCGCGCCGGGGTGTCACGCCCCGTTGTCTCACGGCTGGAGAACGGCGAGGGGACCACGCTGGAGAACTTCCTGCGCACCGCCCGGGCGCTCGGCGTGCTCGACGGGATCGTGGCCGCGGTCGACCCGATGTCTGACGAGGTCGGTCGGCTGCGCGCCGACGAGCACCTGCCGCAGCGCGTCCGCCCACCCCGTGTCGGCCCGGCCAACGGCGGCGGGATCGACTTCGGGAGCGACGCGCCATGA
- a CDS encoding HipA domain-containing protein has product MSDIEVLAQVADDPAVIGRLHPHRPRGRAVSSTFVYDPGWTARPDGFDLDPATPRGTGPVQTPAGHVLPRALADCAPDRWGRTLRMQEERLLAEEEGRAARTLDDIDFLLGVRDDLRQGDLRLRDGGDFQRLGGDVPLLTDLGELLDLANRAMDEDLGAAEIARLVRQGSSLGGARPKTHVQDAAGRLGIAKFPAVSVDSWDVMAWEKVCLDLAESAGIAVPGRQLLDIAGRRVLVVARFDRVHRPGRAPARVGYRSALTMCERSDGDAGSYLEIAEVVEEHSPHATEDLRQLWRRVVFNVLVTNTDDHLRNHAFLQERAGAWQLSPAFDLNPNPDAGPSPALHTAIDEYATDADLDLVMEVAPLFRLDEPSARQMLREVAEAVEGWRHAAHRCGLDDDAVRRMAPAFDHPRLRRALAC; this is encoded by the coding sequence ATGAGCGACATCGAGGTCCTCGCGCAAGTCGCCGACGACCCGGCAGTGATCGGTCGGCTGCACCCTCACCGGCCCCGGGGCAGGGCGGTCAGCTCCACCTTCGTCTACGACCCCGGCTGGACCGCACGCCCCGACGGGTTCGACCTCGACCCGGCGACGCCGCGCGGCACCGGCCCGGTGCAGACGCCGGCGGGACACGTGCTGCCGCGGGCGCTAGCCGACTGCGCCCCCGACCGCTGGGGGCGGACCCTGCGGATGCAGGAAGAGCGGCTGCTCGCCGAGGAGGAGGGCCGCGCGGCCCGCACGCTCGACGACATCGACTTCCTGCTCGGTGTGCGTGACGATCTGCGTCAAGGCGACCTGCGGTTGCGGGATGGCGGCGACTTCCAGCGCCTCGGTGGCGACGTGCCGCTCCTGACTGACCTCGGCGAGCTGCTCGATCTCGCCAACCGCGCGATGGACGAGGACCTCGGTGCCGCCGAGATCGCCCGGCTGGTCAGGCAAGGCTCCTCGCTTGGCGGCGCCCGGCCGAAGACTCATGTGCAGGACGCCGCCGGCCGGCTCGGCATCGCCAAGTTCCCCGCCGTATCGGTCGACTCGTGGGACGTGATGGCGTGGGAGAAGGTCTGCCTCGACCTCGCCGAGTCCGCCGGCATCGCCGTGCCGGGGCGGCAGTTGCTTGACATCGCTGGCCGACGCGTGCTGGTCGTGGCCCGCTTTGACCGCGTCCACCGTCCCGGCCGGGCGCCTGCACGGGTCGGCTACCGCTCGGCGCTGACGATGTGCGAGCGGTCAGATGGCGACGCCGGCAGCTACCTCGAGATCGCCGAGGTGGTGGAGGAGCACTCGCCACACGCCACCGAGGACCTGCGCCAGCTGTGGCGCCGCGTGGTCTTCAACGTGCTGGTGACCAACACCGACGACCACCTGCGCAACCACGCGTTCTTGCAGGAACGTGCCGGCGCGTGGCAACTGTCGCCCGCGTTCGATCTCAACCCCAACCCCGACGCCGGGCCGTCCCCGGCGCTGCACACCGCCATCGACGAGTACGCCACCGACGCCGACCTCGACCTGGTGATGGAGGTCGCGCCGCTGTTCCGACTCGATGAGCCGTCAGCCCGCCAGATGCTGCGCGAGGTGGCCGAGGCAGTCGAGGGCTGGCGCCACGCCGCGCACCGCTGCGGCCTTGACGACGACGCCGTGCGCCGCATGGCACCGGCGTTCGACCACCCCAGGCTGCGTCGGGCGCTCGCCTGCTGA
- a CDS encoding PIN domain-containing protein, whose amino-acid sequence MIVDTSALLAFFDTDEPDHEAVTDIICSTGDLLVVSPYVVAEVDYLVASRQGVDAELAVLGELTGGAWELATFTAADLAQATEVVRRYRDQGIGVADASNVVLAERYRTAVIATLDHRHFTVLQTLTGARFELLP is encoded by the coding sequence ATGATCGTCGACACCAGCGCGTTGCTGGCGTTCTTCGACACCGACGAGCCTGACCACGAGGCGGTGACCGACATCATCTGCTCGACCGGTGACCTCCTGGTGGTCTCCCCCTACGTGGTCGCCGAGGTCGACTACCTCGTCGCGAGCCGTCAGGGAGTGGATGCCGAGCTGGCAGTCCTGGGGGAGCTGACAGGCGGGGCCTGGGAGCTCGCCACCTTCACAGCAGCGGACCTGGCACAGGCGACCGAGGTCGTGCGACGGTATCGCGACCAGGGCATCGGTGTCGCGGATGCGTCCAACGTCGTGCTCGCGGAGCGGTATCGCACCGCGGTCATCGCCACGCTCGACCACCGGCATTTCACGGTGCTGCAGACGCTGACCGGGGCCCGGTTCGAGCTGCTTCCCTGA
- a CDS encoding CopG family transcriptional regulator, with protein MDKTTVYLPDELKNAVKRAARQRGVSEAEVIRDSLRSAVGGPRPRPCGGLFASGAPIARDADGHLAGFGER; from the coding sequence GTGGACAAGACGACGGTCTACCTGCCGGATGAACTGAAGAACGCGGTCAAGCGTGCGGCGCGCCAGCGCGGCGTGTCCGAGGCTGAGGTCATCCGCGACTCGTTGCGATCGGCCGTGGGAGGCCCGCGCCCACGTCCGTGCGGAGGGCTGTTCGCCAGTGGTGCGCCGATCGCCCGCGATGCCGATGGCCATCTCGCCGGGTTCGGCGAACGATGA
- a CDS encoding DUF6788 family protein — MDTDPQLDDLEQQRTRLYDQLAATDDFRRGSVTESYRRCGKPNCACARQDHPGHGPRVMWTRKDPGGKTTGRQLKAEEVDKVRGEIAAYRQFVEVSRQVVAVNEAICEARPLQPPSDEGEGEAEVADPERGGSSPS; from the coding sequence GTGGACACCGACCCGCAGCTGGACGACCTGGAGCAGCAGCGCACCCGGCTGTACGACCAGCTGGCCGCCACCGACGACTTCCGGCGCGGGTCGGTGACCGAGTCATACCGCCGCTGCGGCAAACCCAACTGTGCCTGCGCCCGTCAGGACCATCCGGGTCACGGGCCGCGGGTGATGTGGACCCGCAAAGACCCCGGCGGCAAGACCACCGGCCGCCAGCTCAAGGCCGAAGAGGTCGACAAGGTGCGCGGCGAGATCGCCGCCTACCGACAGTTCGTGGAGGTGTCCCGGCAGGTCGTTGCGGTCAACGAGGCGATCTGCGAGGCCCGTCCCCTCCAGCCGCCCAGCGACGAGGGCGAGGGCGAGGCAGAAGTGGCGGACCCCGAAAGAGGGGGCTCGTCGCCGAGCTGA